The DNA segment AAAACTGTCGACAGTAGGATAGCAAATCCGTTTTTAGATTGTACaaagatatttttaaaatatgtattaTTAGGGGCAGACTCACACCTCAGATCACTCGGGCCATGGCCCGAAGACTGCCCATTAATTATGATGGATATATTTTCACCATGTAATCATTATGCATAGGCTAATGTGCCTTACCAATTTTTTGGCAACTTAAATAGTACATGTGTTTGGATTGAGCACAACCAATTGGTAGTGCCCATGTTTTATTTGGCCAAATTATAGAAGTTTTTCACTACgataccaaaatttggcttcataTTGATCCCGATCGAAACAAGAACCATATAACTTTACCTTAACAAAATATTGATAGTGCTAAAATTTGCCTAGATTTTGGCACTAGCAATAAATTGTTAGGGTAggatccaaacatgcccttaacTCTTTTATAGGCTAGCCCTGACCATGGACCAATCCTAGATCACTTCCTAGGTGGAActaaatgaaaaagttatgattTGTTAAGAACATAAGCAGATagagaagttatattttggtaTAAATTTTAGGAACTGCCTATATGACTTTTGACATGAAAAACCCCCTCAAATGTTGTAAATTTTGAACTATTGGATcactttaagattcgtgcaacaTAGCCAAaaccttttctttctcttcccttcCTCAATCCCGCTTGCACATGCGCATGCACACTCCTCCTGCGCCGGCCACAGCCCAGTCTCATCGGATGGTCGGAATTGGTTAACAATACCAAGTCCTCTCTCTccggccggcctcccccctTCTCTTTCGCAAAGCTATGGTGCCCCCACCCAAGGTCTTACCCATCTCTAGCCGCCGGATCCTTCACCACCAGTCGTTGCCTCCTCTCCAGTCTCATTGTTTGCCCCCGTCTTCAACGCCGGCCCACCGCCCACTGCCAACCCCCATGGCTCCAGCGTCGTTGGCCCGTGTCCACCACCCATCATAGGTCCTCTGCTGTCTATGGCGATCCCTCTAAACCCCAAGGAaatccttcctcttccccatctCCCAACGCTCCTATCCAACCTAATCTTAAACCCAAACCCTAATCTATGTCTCCTCTGTCGGAGTTGGGAAATATCGTCGGGGCCGGAAAGAGGGGGAGCTCACTGAAGTCGGAGGATAAAAAGCTTAGCCACAAAAATTTAGTGCGGATCGGATGGtccaaaatctatatgattttatttctaaatttttatcgAATGATATGTAGCaaatatgtaaattttaaatgctGGAGGTCCGGATGGAGCGAGTACGAGCTTGATTAGTAGGGGTGGTCCAACTGCACAGTTAATGagcccaacccaatgactaggatggtgtctatagcattaaataagttgccacctaaaatgaaaaatgatgtgacaagtgaataaatgaggaaagagaaggaaaccatgtcttgcatgagatatggtttctacacaacatttAAGACATCATGTgggataagtagcattaaattaaagtatggaatagttgtgtttgcattggaagagtagtgtctagcactagtttcttgatgatgtggagtttatggaaactatgtctagtgtcatGGGTTGGGAATGACCTACCATTCTCAatccaatgactaggatggtgtccatatcattaaataaactgtcacctaggatgaaaaatgatgtggcaagtgaataaataaggaaagagaaagaaaccatgtcttgcatgagacatgatttctacacaacatctaagacatcatgtgagataagtagcattaaatttaagtatggaatagtggtgctTGCATTGAAATAGTAGTGTCTAGTAGTACTAGTTTCATGATGATGTGAAATTTATGAAAATTATGTCTAGTGTCATTTAATGAGGAGTACCAAAATCTTTTCTTGTAATAGATCTTAACCTCTGGTAGATAACCTAGAAATGGTTATATTATTTGTGGATGGAAGGAGTACAATACAAGGTTAGCATCAGGATTTGCCAGGTATGTGAAAAGAGAGAGCTGATGATCCAAATCAAAAAACTTAATTAACTTACTCCCCGGAATTAATCAGCTGATGGATCATCATCACTCATGCTCCTTTTAGTTTCTTTTGAGGAAGGCATCACTCATGCTGTCATCCAATATTGGTTGCTGTTTCTTGCTAATATGAACAGAACAGTCGCTATATTATATATGCTCGTAAAATATTGATGCGTTGTGAGTAGAAcgcaaagaaaaaacaataggAATCGATAAGGACTCAAACACTTATCTAATTGTAAGCGTCTTAAAAAACCGCACTGTTCTTTTCGTCCCTCGTATGCACTAGTAGGATTCAGAACTTCAGATATATTTAATCATGCTCTCATCCCTCGAGCTAGAATAATATACAATGATGAAAACTAGCTTGTGCTTGACATAGACAGAGAATGCAGAATTTTCAGATCAAACTTACTGTACCATACAAGATTAGCCACTCACAGCTCATCGATGCAATAATTGATTCTAGTTTATAGCTTAACACCTGATTTGTTTATGGTAAACATGGATGTTTTCCTGCAATGGAAGCAATCAGTGTCGATCAAGCAAGATGGCAGGAACGGAAAGAGCATATCTAAGGAAGAATCTTGATTTAGTCACTCCTCTTCAGATTAAAATAGAGTTGGTCCATCCATATCCACAAGCCTTGGAGGTGTTGTTCACCcgttctgcattttttttttcgcgaaacCTGTTCTGTATTTTGCATGTCCCTCTCTTGACCACATATAACTGAAGAACGTTGCTTAATTATTTCAGTTAAACATGTAGTCAGGCAAGAGCACATTATGTTATTGAGTAAGTGAGTCACCTAGTTGACTTGCCACGAGTCATTTTCATGTGTTTTTAAGAAATGGACATAATGGTACAATTAGGGGTGCATAGGGAAATTAACTAATCAGCTATACATACTAATTAGTATAGTAACAAAGCAAGCCTTTGGCGTCCACAGGAGACTAACAGAATCTAGCTAGCAACAGATCAGATATTATCTATATTGGTTGAAGCAGCTCTTGTCTGAGAGCATGTCACTGCGTCACATACTCACATGtattgtcgatcgatcgattgcaagaagccaagaactgGTAAAAACGGAGTAGAAATGAATGCCTGACTACAGCCTGAGTAACCCCCTATTTGTCCCAGCTGTTTGGTGTGTGATACTATATGTGTACTTGAAAGTTCTATCTTTCCAAGAATTAATGAAGCTGCGAATACCACTGACCACATAACGATCTGATAATTACCTTGCTGGGCACTTTGCCTGTTCTGTTCATGCTGCACCATAACTGAAAAGATATCACACAAAAGCAGCAGAAGAATGTTATGACAGTGCTGAGTGCTTGCCTCACAAACTCGTCACCCTTACGATCGAAATCATGAGCTAATTAAAACAAGTCCAGCGACAAAGCATGTTGATCTCTACTATTATTCTTAATTTGGTACTAGTACAAAATGTGACGTATAGTTTTCCTGAACCATATATGTATGCAACAATAATCTAATTAACACGCGACTGCAATTCCCCCTCCCCGGGTTCGTATCCTCTGCATTTGGGACCAAAGGCAAAGTTTGCCGTTGGTTCCATCCAGGACATCCATACGGCAATCAACGGTTCCATAGTTTAGCAGTTAGCACCCTTTTAGTGACTAATTAGCAGCTAATTAACTAATAGAGTTgttctctcttaaaaaaaaatcaaggaaatGATCTCCAGCGGTAAATCAAATACAACTAATACCTGCCTTGCCTTTTGGAACCAACtcaaaaaataagataaaatcaAGAAGCAAACAATCTCAGGACAAGAAAAATCCTTTATTTATACAGTAGTAAAATAATTATGCCACGTCCGTATGAAACATCTAGCAATTCTAATGCTAAAATCCTCCCAAAAATTAaacatttattttgaaaaaactaaTCTGTCTTTATTGTACAAGAGTATTTTATCATAAGAAAATTAATAGACAGAACCGATCTTGTTAATTAATTGGActaatatatagaaaatattatattaattaattagctgttAATCATCTTTGAGGTGCTAAACCATGCTACCGTTCATTGAAGTACGGATGGTCTGGATGGAACAACGGCGAACCTTGCCTTTCATCCCAAAGGCAAGACGATACTGACCCCCCAGTATTCTTTTTAGTTCAAATTTTGTagaataatataaatattcgtaggGAACTGATCCTAATGAACAGAAATTCATCCATTTAGGCAATCATATCCTCGAGGGGGTAATctaaacaaatttaaaattggaCTACTAGTGTGTGTTAATCTTAGTATTtactactccttccatcccataatataagagattttaagtttttcttacaatgtttgaccactcgtcttattcaaaaaatttgtgcaaatataaaaaacgaaaagttatgcttaaagtattttagataataaagtaaataaaaaaaataaataataattcctaaattttttgaataagacgaatggtcaaacagtgcaaacagaAACgtaaaataccttatattatgggacggagggagtaaataacTTGCATATGTTCGTATCCATGGGACGGACATGCATGATAGGTGCACACTTAAGTACCTGACTTGGATCGAGTTGTTTTATGCATCAACCTTGCATTATTTGAGGAAACTTTTTTCATACCTTAAGCCAATATCCTCTTATTTTTACAtgcatttaatattttttagaaacatagCATAAACACAGATACTTACAATACGCGCATATTCACCCTATGAACCTATGAGGGCCTTCAAAAAACTTATCCAACATATCTTGATATTGATAAAGTCGACACGGACGCCTCACTATCGATGGGTACGTTGCCTACCAcggaaagaataattagctgtCAACACGAGCAGCCATGTCAAATCTATAATTTAAACCAGATAAGCTAGTTCCACAACAAGAAACCTAGCCAGTTGAGTTACACTCACTTCGCTATATGCACCTAAattgttattaattttttttaaaaaatgacattatatattaatataagataTTTCATGTCACAAACGTACCAATTTAAAATCAATATAtacaaatagaaataaaaaaacaataaatttgaaTGTGAACAGTGCGTACCATTCGCAAcgatatttattattttttataattgtctaagttaaatttaaatttacataTTTGTGAAGTCTATCTtgttaatattttaatttttatcacTTTTAAAGTGATAAGTACAAAACAAGGGAATATCCTCATGGCATGGATATATGTCTCCCAGCACTGTAGTGATATTTGGCATGGTGAGTTGGTGACATTTCTAGCCATTCGATATTTATTTAGTAGGAGTAATCACAAAGTTTGTTTAATGGTGTCGCTAAATGCGTGACGCGGTACTAATATATAGAATGACATTATGTTGCATCAGCTGGGACTCCCTGCCCCTGCCCTGATAACCTGATCCGTATATCTGATCATGATCTGAAGATGTCTAGCTGCAGCTATGCACACGGAAGAACTTGCGTAGACTTTCACAATCTTCAGCTCCTCAGACAACCTGGATTTTCCTATGGATTTCGAAAATCAATAGCTATAgtatttaaaaattgaactaaAAACTAGAAACGGAAAAACTTCTCACCCGCTAACTACTCATCTCTTAACAATGAATCCTCCAATTCCTGTTTGGCACAATtccagctccacctccacctccatcctctactagaaaaaaaaacacttttacCGACGTTAGGTATTTATTTTCGCAGGAGGATATGACCCTCGGAGCCAAATAGCCGTCTACAGAAATGCAAACCAGGGTGAAGCTcgttgtccgcctgcgaaaatagacttgGAATATAAATAGAGCCAACCTATAGGGCCTATTTTTTTCAAAGTCCTCATTCTCCTTCATTCCTCTCCCGCGCTGTAatatcccggcctagggcttaataggattaatagaatattcatatcaacaagttataacttcttttctggaagccgatctcgaaagaactctgaACTTGTGTTGGTTTGTGAGggtagtctatgacctatgaaagctggcAGATGTAAGCGGACCCGACCTGgaagaggcgggacgttacaagtggtatcagagccgactctcgcggttacACGgacgcgtgtgtcgcagttgcgcaggcatggggctcatggctggtgtggactcGGAGTGGCCACatagcatggcacatgcgctggcactggatgCATGGACGTACgttacaagtggtatcagagccgactctcacGGTTACACGGGcacgtgtgtcgcagttgcgcaggcatggggcgcatggctggtgtgaaCTCAgagtggtcacacagcatggcacatgcgctggcactggatgCACGGACCTACgttacaagtggtatcagagccgactctcgcggttacacgagcgcgtgtgtcgcagttgcgcaggcatagggcgcatggctggtgtggacccggagtggtcacacagcatggcacatgcgctggcactggatgCACTGACGTAGCCAAGAGGGGACGTTCCTAGCCTGGGGTTGACCGACGAGGACGTCGGTGTCTTAAGAGGGTGAGGATGTAACATCCCGCCCTAGGGCTTAATAGttttaatagaatactcatatcaacaagttacaACTTCTTTTTCGGAGGCCCAGcttgggagaggcgggacgttacacgcaccctcccctttcccctcccctccacgacgcggggcggcggcggcgcggctcccctcccctcccggatccggccaggggagggcggcggtggcggcagcggccctGTAGTGGCTGtgcttccccttcctctccctcttcctcccaaaaccctaaccctagatcgGCCGAAGGTGGGTAGGAGGACGGGTGGGGGGTGgcggcgattttttttttgtccagaggattttcgcaggcgggtgaCTAGGCCACCTGCGAAAATTTGTATATGGGTGAcgggcgcctgcgaaaatgatttttggtcgcctgaaaaaaatgatttttctagtagtgatctCTCCTGAAGCTGGAGTTCAAtcaaacagttttagctccacctaaaatgggagtaGAACTGGGTGGagttctctcacaaaataaactagagaggtggagctaggtttagaCAGCTCAACAACTTCACTCGAGACCCAACTCCTgtagttaaatttagaagttggagcttTACAAGGCCCTAGGGTATGTTTGGCACGGCTTCAACTCTAGTTttagagctcagccaaacagttctagctccacctaaaataggaGCGAAGCTGGGTGAAGcgttctcacaaaataaactagaaatgtGGAGTTGTGTTTAGGGTGCTCTACGACTCCACTCCAAATCCAACTTCTGgataaatttaggagttggagctgtaccaagggcatgtttggtacagctccaactcataaatataactccaggagttgagtctggagtggagttatgGAGCTGCATAAACCTAACTCCACAACTCCAGTATATTTTgtgagagctccacccaactccactcccagttttggtggagctgaaactatttagctgagctccagctccacccctctcggaggggtggagctggagctagagctgtgccaaacagaccccaaatactactactagctgCTTTTAAAAATCTCAAAACTCTCCAAACAGCGCCGTTGCGGCATTTGCCAGAGGACTTCATGAAGCACACGATCGAACGAGCGACAAATTAAACAAGGGATACGGAGGAAGAGGTCGATCCGCCGATGCCGTTGCATTGGTTGGTGAGCAGCATCATGCGCGCGCCCACGCCCGCACGCGCACGAGCCCCGCGTGAGCGACGCAGCGACGGCGCGTGGCCGGGCTAGCTGTGGGCGAGCGCGCGCCGAGCCGACCAGCCGCGCCCCGCGGCGCGAGCACCATGCTCTGCGCCTACCTAGTATTCCGATCGTAGACAATTACACAGGCCGACGCGACGCTAGCCTCTGCACCTGCATGGGCGCGCACGCCTCGCTGCCAACCGGCGCATCCGTGCATGGTAATCACGTGCACCCCACGCCGCCTCGCCCCCCTGCCCCTTCTCCcgcacccccaccaccaccgttcGTGTACGTGTCACCGCCGCTTCCCTCTCTCCCCCGTCCTTACGCGTGCCCCCCCACTCTCGCGCGCGCCGTTTCACCCCCTCAAAACTTTCACCAGCTTGTGCCATGCATCCTCGCCAGTTCGTCCGGTTGAGAATCCTCTACGTGAATTCTACTCTTCTACTGCTTTACGTGTCACTGCATATAATAGTACTACTATTATGCCCAGTTCGCCACCCAAAATATCTCGTCTTTTCATCTGCCGAATCGCCGTTGAAATGAAAAcagctagtagtactactacgcGTTAAGCTGTATACCGTCGCTCGCGTCGCGCGCCGTTGACGACTTTCCCGCGCCTATAAAAGCCGGCGCCTCGTCCGTCATTCCGCCTGTGTCAAGCCGAAGCGTTGAGCTAACGAACGAGAGTCGTACGTCTCTAGACAGTCGAGTCAACAATAGTCATGGCGACTCCGGAGGACACTGGCAGCTGGCTGCTCTACCTCTCCTTGGCGGCTAAATgctccggcgatggcgacggccaGCCTCACCGGCTTCTTGGGTTCGTCGTGGTTTGCGCCGTCGCTGGTCTGGTTACATGTCTGCTGCACTGGTCCTTCCCCGGAGGGCCGGcgtgggggaggtggtggtggacgcggcggcggcgtcgggggtcGCCGTGCGGTGTGGCGGCTGTTCCTGGGCTGAGGGGGCTGCCGGTGATCGGCAGCATGTGGCTCATGACCGGGCTGGCGCACCGgaagctcgccgcggcggcggaggcggcgggggcggggcggcTGATGGCGCTGTCGCTCGGGGAGACGCGGGTGGTCGTGGCGGCGCACCCGGACGTGGCGAGGGAGATCCTGCACGGCGCGGCGTTCGCCGACCGCCCCGTGAAGGAGTCCGCGTACGGGCTGCTGTTCCACCGCGCCATCGGGTTCGCGCCCCACGGCGCGTACTGGCGCGCGCTGCGGCGGGTGGCGTCCACGCACCTCTTCTCCCCGTGGCAGGTCGCGGCGTCCGCGCCCCAGCGCGCGGTCATCGCGCGCCAGATGGTCCGCGCCATCAAGCTGCAGCAGCGGAGCCGGAGCGGCgattccgccgccggcgccgtcgtcgaggtCCGCCGCGTCCTGCGCCGCGCGTCGCTCCACAACGTGATGTGGTCGGTGTTCGGCCGGCGGTACGAGCTGCAGCTGGACCCCGGCAAGGAGAGCGACGAGGTCCGGGAGCTGAGGGCCCTCGTCGACGAAGGCTACGACCTGCTCGGCCAGCTCAACTGGTCCGACCACCTCCCATGGCTCGCCCGCTTCGACCTGCAGAGCACCCGCGCCCGCTGCTCCCGCCTCGTCCCCCGCGTCAACCGCTTCGTCACCCGCATCATCGACGAGCACCGCTCATCTGCTCCCGTCGCAGCCGCCATCGACTTCACCGACGTCTTGCTCTCCCTGCAGGGCAGCGACAAGCTCGCCGACTCCGACATGGTCGCCGTTCTCTGGGTGCGTCACGTCACCGAAGAACCCAACCTTTCTCGCCGGCGACTACCTCTGCATGTTTTCTCATCGGTTTTCTGATACGTGTGCAGGAGATGGTGTTTCGCGGGACGGACACGGTGGCCGTGCTGATCGAGTGGGTCTTAGCCCGGCTCGTGCTGCACCAGGACGTGCAGGCTCGGGTGCACGACGAGCTGGGCCGGGTGGTTGGGCTGGACCGGGACGTGACCGAGTCCGACACGGCCTCACTCGTCTACCTCCACGCCGTCATCAAGGAGACGCTGAGGCTGCACCCACCGGGCCCACTCCTCTCATGGGCCCGCCTGGCCACGTCGGACGTACACGTGGACGGGTACCTGATCCCCGCTGGCACCACCGCGATGGTGAACATGTGGGCCATAGCACACGACCCCGACGTGTGGGCCGAGCCGATGGAGTTTCGGCCCGAGCGGTTCATCGGGAAGGCGGCGGAGTTCAGTGTAATGGGTTCGGATCTCAGGCTCGCGCCGTTCGGATCGGGTCGGCGGAGCTGCCCCGGGAAGAGCCTCGCCATGGCCACGGTGGCATTCTGGCTTGCCACGCTGTTGCACGAGTTCACCCTCCTCCCCTCGCCCGACCCGGCACACGGCGTCGACTTGTCGGAGTTGCTAAGGCTGTCGTGCGAGATGGCCACCCCGCTGGCGGTGACAGCGTGGCCTCGGCGTGTGGTGTGATGACGTGTCCAAGCTACGTCATCAGAGATGCTCTTTACAAAGACTACTTGATGGtaccttgtactccctccgtcctaaaaaaaaaatttaacatagGAGGGAATGTGACCCCTTCTaagacaacgaatctggactaAGGGGTCATattgttgagttttttttttggatggagggacgAGGGAGTAGTTGTAGCATATGCTTTAGATGCTCCTGCCACTACATATATAGGATGTGAAGTGCTGATGCTTTTTGGACGCCTGGTCAGCCTGCACCGGCACAAAGGCCACAAGGGTGTGTATGCTGGCGAAATGAGGTGACTGAGtgtgatatttttgttttgtactGTTCTCTTGCTAAATATTACCCTCGGCTTGCTCTGTAAATTAGTCTCAATGGTATGGAATTGTACATCTATTTTACTGCCAAGACTCGAAATCTCCATTTCTTTGCAATGCTAAGCTGAACTGTAACTGATTTGGCTCACAAAGGAAGGACCAAGAACAATCCCTGACAAAACATCTCAACCATAAAATTCAGGAGTTAACAAAAGCATCCGACAATCTGAAGCATGACTAGATCCAAGCATATCCTGAAGACCTGAACACTAGATTTTAttccttcagagttcagactgtAAACTAGCTAACCAGCCACTTATTACAActggtctgaactctgaattatTCCCAGCTTCTTTCTCTGAAGATGGCAACCGTTTGGGGCTCTTGGCAGATAGCTTCTTGTAACCGCGCTACCTGCCATGAAATCTGAGGACAACAACTTGGCATCCATTCCTACCCAAGCGCGTGCCTCTCTTATCTCCCAATTTCACTGCCGAAAGTTGCCAAGTTCACTAGCGGGTCGCTTTTCTCTCGAGGCACAAGTTGAGGCGCTAAGCTACAAAACTGAAACTGGCATCTTGGGTAGAGACCGATCTGTGAATCCGACGCATGATGTTTTCTAGTAGGAGGTTCAGTTTAAGTCGATCGGCAGAATGTATCACTGTCTTTGCTTCATTTTTGGTTTCTTTCATGATAAAATCCAGCCGATCGAATTGCCGCGCAATCGCAGTCTATCCATAATCCTTAATATAGCAGTCAGTGTTTATTTGTCACTGAAATGTGGGGTTGAAATGGCCAAATGTTACACAGGAACAGATAAGGATCATGTCAAGCATATGATATGTAGTTTTTGCTATGCAGCAGTAGTTAAAATTGTTGCAACCAATTACTCAAGTCAGTTTACTTTTCActcatgcatcatgcatgctaCTACATCACCAAGACAGGAAGCACTATTAATTGGTAGGAAAATCACATGATAAGTACAGCATAT comes from the Oryza glaberrima chromosome 9, OglaRS2, whole genome shotgun sequence genome and includes:
- the LOC127783893 gene encoding cytochrome P450 78A9-like produces the protein MATPEDTGSWLLYLSLAAKCSGDGDGQPHRLLGFVVVCAVAGLVTCLLHWSFPGGPAWGRWWWTRRRRRGSPCGVAAVPGLRGLPVIGSMWLMTGLAHRKLAAAAEAAGAGRLMALSLGETRVVVAAHPDVAREILHGAAFADRPVKESAYGLLFHRAIGFAPHGAYWRALRRVASTHLFSPWQVAASAPQRAVIARQMVRAIKLQQRSRSGDSAAGAVVEVRRVLRRASLHNVMWSVFGRRYELQLDPGKESDEVRELRALVDEGYDLLGQLNWSDHLPWLARFDLQSTRARCSRLVPRVNRFVTRIIDEHRSSAPVAAAIDFTDVLLSLQGSDKLADSDMVAVLWEMVFRGTDTVAVLIEWVLARLVLHQDVQARVHDELGRVVGLDRDVTESDTASLVYLHAVIKETLRLHPPGPLLSWARLATSDVHVDGYLIPAGTTAMVNMWAIAHDPDVWAEPMEFRPERFIGKAAEFSVMGSDLRLAPFGSGRRSCPGKSLAMATVAFWLATLLHEFTLLPSPDPAHGVDLSELLRLSCEMATPLAVTAWPRRVV